A single window of Aneurinibacillus sp. REN35 DNA harbors:
- a CDS encoding glucosaminidase domain-containing protein, with product MFKKITFTAVVFGLVYTGGVLTTSNQYSVAAQTITPTHTSLSPSVPQLKGKQPILGASIATEEQMLAYARSVNPFFPAELPALYIKIGNTYGIRGDIAFCQMLKETGYHRFGGIVKANQYNYAGIGAVGNSKTNRGNYFKTPEEGVRAHIQHLYAYASKDKLPANEKLVDPRFKYVARGIAPNWQNLNGRWAVPGKGYGEEILNIHSRILNTRVVE from the coding sequence ATGTTTAAAAAAATCACATTCACAGCTGTCGTTTTCGGCCTTGTGTACACAGGAGGAGTTCTGACCACTTCTAATCAATATAGCGTAGCCGCTCAAACCATCACACCCACTCACACTTCTCTCTCTCCATCCGTTCCACAGTTGAAAGGAAAGCAGCCGATTCTCGGCGCATCCATAGCAACAGAAGAACAAATGCTTGCCTATGCCCGCTCTGTAAATCCATTCTTTCCCGCAGAACTGCCTGCATTGTACATAAAGATTGGGAATACATACGGAATACGAGGAGATATCGCTTTTTGCCAGATGCTTAAAGAAACCGGTTACCATCGTTTTGGCGGAATCGTAAAGGCCAACCAGTATAACTATGCGGGAATCGGTGCCGTAGGAAATAGTAAAACGAACAGAGGAAACTATTTCAAAACACCCGAAGAGGGCGTACGCGCACATATTCAGCATTTATATGCGTATGCCAGCAAGGACAAGCTGCCAGCGAATGAGAAGCTGGTCGATCCGCGATTTAAATATGTGGCAAGGGGCATTGCGCCAAATTGGCAGAATTTGAACGGGAGATGGGCCGTTCCCGGAAAAGGGTATGGAGAAGAGATTCTCAATATTCATTCCAGAATTTTGAATACCCGAGTTGTGGAATAA
- the htpG gene encoding molecular chaperone HtpG: MVKQQFKAESKRLLDMMINSIYSHREIFLRELISNSSDAIDKIYYTALTDDTLEFDKDSYYIKVTADKEDRIVTISDTGIGMTKEELENNLGVIAKSGSLAFKNENEAKDGHDIIGQFGVGFYSAFMVADVVTVISKALRSDTAYRWESAGADGYTITPCEKDTVGTEIILKIKENTEDENYDEFLDEYRLRAIIKKYSDFIRYPIKMDVTGQRLKEGSEEEFEEYKEEQIINSMVPIWRKNKNELTAEDYENFYLEKHYGFDKPLKHIHIHVDGAVRYHAILFIPENIPFDYYTKEYEKGLELYSNGVLIMSKCSDLLPDYFSFVKGMVDSEDLSLNISREMLQHDRQLKLIAKNIKSKIKSQLQSLLKDEREKYEAFYNSFGRQLKYGVYSEYGSNKELLQDLLLFYSSKEKKLVTLDEYVSRMPEEQKYIYYASGETYERIEKLPQTELLTEKGYEILYFTEDIDEFAIKMIMTYKDKEFKSVSSGDLGIEMEENENADAEASENKDLLEHMKTILSGKVKDVRVSKRLKTHPVCLSTDGEVTIEMEKILKAMPGSQNINAEKILEINAHHEVFAALKNAFEKDKEKASLYTNVLYNQALLIEGLPIQDPVEFTNDICKIMV; encoded by the coding sequence ATGGTAAAACAACAATTCAAGGCAGAATCTAAAAGACTGCTGGACATGATGATCAACTCCATTTATTCGCACCGAGAAATATTCCTACGAGAGTTAATTTCCAACTCCAGCGATGCGATTGATAAAATTTATTACACAGCGTTAACCGATGATACGCTGGAATTTGATAAGGACAGCTATTACATTAAGGTGACGGCTGATAAGGAAGATAGAATCGTAACCATTTCTGATACCGGCATCGGCATGACAAAGGAAGAGCTCGAAAATAACCTTGGTGTAATCGCTAAAAGTGGATCGTTAGCATTTAAAAATGAAAATGAAGCAAAAGATGGACATGACATTATTGGTCAATTCGGGGTCGGCTTTTATTCAGCTTTTATGGTAGCCGATGTTGTCACTGTGATCAGCAAAGCATTACGAAGCGATACGGCTTACCGGTGGGAATCCGCAGGAGCTGACGGATATACCATTACTCCTTGTGAGAAAGATACCGTTGGCACAGAGATCATTTTGAAGATAAAGGAAAATACCGAGGATGAGAATTATGATGAATTCCTCGACGAGTACCGCCTGCGGGCCATCATCAAAAAATACTCTGATTTTATTCGCTATCCAATCAAAATGGATGTTACAGGACAGCGCCTGAAGGAAGGCAGCGAGGAAGAGTTCGAAGAATATAAGGAAGAACAAATCATCAACAGCATGGTTCCTATTTGGAGAAAGAATAAAAACGAGCTTACCGCTGAAGATTACGAGAACTTTTACCTAGAAAAACACTACGGCTTTGACAAGCCGCTAAAGCATATTCATATTCATGTGGATGGCGCGGTTCGATATCATGCGATTTTATTCATCCCGGAAAACATCCCTTTTGATTACTACACAAAGGAATATGAAAAAGGGTTAGAGCTCTATTCAAACGGCGTACTCATTATGAGCAAATGTTCGGATCTGCTTCCTGACTATTTCAGCTTTGTAAAGGGTATGGTGGATTCCGAAGATTTATCCCTTAACATATCCAGGGAGATGCTGCAGCACGATCGACAGTTAAAACTAATCGCTAAGAATATTAAGAGTAAAATCAAAAGCCAGTTACAAAGCCTGTTAAAGGATGAGCGGGAGAAATATGAAGCATTCTACAATTCATTCGGCAGACAATTAAAATACGGTGTGTATAGCGAATATGGAAGCAATAAAGAGTTATTACAGGACTTACTGCTGTTCTACTCTTCCAAAGAGAAGAAGTTGGTAACGCTAGACGAGTATGTGTCCAGAATGCCGGAAGAGCAAAAGTACATCTATTATGCGTCCGGAGAAACATATGAACGAATTGAAAAATTACCGCAAACAGAGCTGCTTACAGAGAAGGGATATGAAATTTTATATTTCACGGAAGATATTGATGAATTCGCAATCAAAATGATCATGACTTATAAAGATAAAGAATTCAAATCTGTATCCAGCGGTGATTTAGGCATTGAAATGGAAGAAAACGAAAATGCGGACGCAGAAGCCAGTGAAAATAAGGACCTTCTCGAGCACATGAAAACCATACTATCAGGCAAGGTAAAGGATGTCCGCGTATCGAAAAGATTAAAGACCCATCCGGTATGCTTATCCACTGATGGTGAAGTCACCATAGAAATGGAAAAAATATTAAAGGCCATGCCTGGCAGCCAAAATATCAACGCAGAAAAAATTCTAGAAATTAATGCACATCATGAAGTATTTGCAGCATTAAAGAATGCATTTGAAAAAGATAAGGAAAAAGCAAGCCTATACACGAACGTACTGTATAACCAGGCGCTTTTAATTGAAGGATTGCCAATTCAAGATCCGGTCGAATTTACCAACGACATTTGCAAAATCATGGTATAG
- a CDS encoding putative holin-like toxin, translating into MVSYEALNLAINFGVLLLTLVGVIVAIMTLNKNK; encoded by the coding sequence ATGGTGTCATACGAAGCATTGAACCTAGCAATTAACTTCGGTGTATTGCTACTAACGTTAGTTGGTGTTATCGTAGCTATCATGACACTAAACAAAAATAAATAG
- a CDS encoding ImmA/IrrE family metallo-endopeptidase encodes MLEYYNQGPTETWIEQLYKQNGILTPEDLSIQNLTKAFSIFLFPTYGPTRGVEEDGIRFILMPVNLNKFEIKKRFFHELCHILKHEGDQCMMPKIWRDFIEMDARRFTNLAMMPFFMLCQLEPHEWHPARLATKFDVSYEYACDRLAYIHNRIEANYIAELDRLKFFYR; translated from the coding sequence ATGTTAGAATACTATAACCAGGGACCAACCGAAACATGGATTGAACAGCTATATAAACAGAATGGTATTTTAACACCTGAAGATTTGAGCATCCAGAACCTGACCAAAGCCTTTTCTATTTTCTTATTTCCTACCTACGGGCCGACACGCGGCGTTGAAGAAGATGGGATACGCTTTATCTTAATGCCAGTTAATCTAAATAAATTTGAAATTAAGAAACGATTCTTTCATGAACTATGCCATATTTTAAAACATGAAGGGGACCAATGTATGATGCCCAAAATATGGCGCGATTTTATCGAAATGGACGCCAGGCGTTTCACCAATCTAGCGATGATGCCTTTCTTTATGCTGTGTCAATTGGAACCGCATGAGTGGCATCCGGCCCGGCTTGCAACAAAGTTCGATGTCTCATATGAATATGCTTGCGACCGGCTTGCCTATATCCATAATCGAATCGAAGCTAACTACATTGCTGAACTTGATAGGCTTAAATTTTTTTATCGTTAA
- a CDS encoding DUF4041 domain-containing protein, with translation MYKEKWYHSPWVTGLLFALWILIIPPIIAIFLIVQRTKEKNESQKQWEESGIPDLIKVRAEIEKVENEYKQLSQKKESLMNDLKEFHPIIDLNETKQRLEHQLNDLTTKKETVLHELKDIASIENLIDAKKQLINYIDDLTNKKQDLSSQIIDLNQKVIVLEDEALMQSFGFYEPKYDFESSELYSAKLDDIRTEQKRLVKEKSATHHSLEWTIGNDKKKGREFILDTIKLTLRAFNNECDNIIMKVKFNNIDASEKRIKKVYEDLNKLTDMQQVSITRGYLDLKLVELYLKYEYEQKKQEEKEEQQAIKERMREEAKVLKEIEKAKEKIQKEENHFLQAISKAQEQLLNTSDDKKSDLEAKIKELEEQLATIQKQKENVDQREQNTRAGYVYIISNIGSFGENVYKIGMTRRLEPMDRVRELGDASVPFTFDVHAMIFSDDAPALENSLHKAFHHKRVNKVNERKEYFCVSLKEIEDVVKRNHNRVVEFTKIAEAQEYRQTLMMNKQTA, from the coding sequence ATGTATAAAGAAAAATGGTACCACTCACCCTGGGTTACAGGGCTACTGTTTGCTTTATGGATTTTAATAATTCCACCGATTATAGCAATCTTCCTTATTGTTCAGCGTACAAAAGAAAAAAATGAATCTCAGAAGCAGTGGGAAGAAAGTGGAATTCCCGATTTAATTAAGGTGAGAGCAGAGATTGAAAAAGTAGAAAACGAATACAAACAGTTATCCCAAAAGAAAGAATCTTTAATGAATGACTTAAAAGAGTTTCATCCTATCATCGATCTTAATGAGACAAAACAACGATTAGAACATCAACTCAATGATTTAACAACAAAAAAAGAAACCGTGCTGCATGAACTAAAGGATATTGCGTCTATAGAAAATTTAATTGACGCAAAGAAACAACTTATTAATTATATTGATGACTTAACAAACAAAAAACAAGACCTTTCAAGTCAGATTATTGACCTTAACCAAAAGGTCATTGTCCTAGAAGATGAGGCGCTAATGCAATCATTTGGATTTTATGAACCAAAATATGATTTTGAATCCTCCGAACTTTATTCAGCAAAGCTTGACGATATTCGCACAGAACAAAAACGATTGGTAAAAGAAAAAAGCGCAACGCACCATTCTTTAGAGTGGACTATAGGTAATGATAAGAAAAAGGGACGAGAATTTATACTAGATACAATAAAGTTAACGTTAAGGGCTTTTAATAACGAATGTGATAATATTATTATGAAGGTTAAATTTAACAATATTGACGCCAGTGAAAAACGTATCAAAAAAGTATACGAGGACTTAAATAAACTTACTGATATGCAACAAGTTTCTATTACCAGGGGTTATTTAGATTTAAAACTGGTAGAACTTTATTTAAAATATGAATACGAACAGAAAAAACAGGAAGAAAAAGAAGAACAGCAAGCGATTAAAGAACGTATGCGTGAAGAAGCTAAAGTTTTAAAGGAAATTGAAAAAGCAAAAGAAAAAATACAGAAAGAAGAAAATCACTTCCTACAAGCAATTTCAAAGGCTCAAGAACAGCTTCTTAATACTAGCGATGATAAAAAATCTGACTTAGAAGCTAAAATCAAAGAATTAGAGGAGCAATTAGCAACTATTCAAAAACAAAAGGAAAACGTTGATCAGCGAGAACAGAATACCCGAGCTGGCTATGTGTATATTATTTCAAACATTGGTTCATTTGGTGAAAATGTTTATAAAATAGGCATGACTAGGCGATTGGAGCCAATGGACCGTGTTAGAGAACTAGGTGATGCTTCCGTCCCGTTTACTTTTGATGTGCATGCAATGATTTTTAGCGATGATGCCCCTGCTTTGGAAAACTCCCTACACAAAGCGTTCCACCATAAACGAGTTAACAAAGTAAACGAACGAAAAGAATACTTCTGTGTTTCATTAAAAGAAATCGAAGATGTTGTTAAACGAAATCATAATAGAGTTGTCGAATTCACCAAAATAGCAGAAGCTCAAGAATACAGACAAACATTAATGATGAATAAACAAACAGCATAA
- a CDS encoding helix-turn-helix domain-containing protein gives MLAKMTIGERLKYLREKNGYAQKFVAEKIGVKNNTLSSYESDKRQPDYDTLQKLADFFEVSVDYLFGRTDDPSLKKSEKEMSLFFYDGLEGFEDLSPEEQKAFHEHMREEAKQALDLVKKLKKQGKKGGWV, from the coding sequence ATGTTGGCGAAAATGACGATAGGTGAACGTCTTAAGTACCTACGCGAAAAGAATGGATACGCTCAGAAATTCGTCGCAGAAAAAATTGGTGTAAAAAACAATACACTTTCCAGTTATGAATCAGATAAGCGCCAACCTGATTATGATACTCTTCAAAAACTAGCTGATTTCTTTGAAGTATCTGTTGATTACCTCTTTGGACGTACAGATGACCCATCACTAAAAAAATCCGAGAAAGAAATGAGCCTCTTCTTCTACGATGGTCTGGAAGGATTCGAAGACCTTTCACCTGAAGAACAAAAAGCATTCCACGAACATATGCGCGAGGAAGCTAAACAAGCCCTTGATTTGGTTAAGAAGTTGAAAAAACAAGGCAAAAAGGGTGGCTGGGTATGA
- a CDS encoding helix-turn-helix domain-containing protein: MSKVVGKMIRKIRIEKGMTQVHLSKKLGYKSPSILSEIELGKKGVDADKVPLIAEILGVEVTALFFEEEILNSRTNSA; the protein is encoded by the coding sequence ATGAGTAAGGTTGTTGGGAAGATGATTAGGAAAATCCGGATTGAGAAAGGGATGACTCAAGTTCATCTTTCCAAGAAACTAGGCTATAAATCACCTTCTATTCTCAGTGAAATTGAATTAGGCAAGAAAGGTGTTGATGCAGACAAAGTACCTTTAATTGCTGAAATACTGGGTGTAGAAGTCACAGCGCTTTTTTTTGAGGAGGAAATTCTCAATTCGAGAACTAACTCAGCCTAA